In the genome of Bufo bufo chromosome 9, aBufBuf1.1, whole genome shotgun sequence, the window TTCATAGCGTTAGGTTACCACTAAGGACTGTGCGACCTTGCACCCTGACCGCAGGgatgacatttttttaaaataggtTTTTATTGAACAAATAGTTTTACAGCACATTGCAGCTGCAGACCAATAGGCTGACCTCTGCTGAGCGATCTTCTCATCTGATTCAGACCCAAGTCAATGTTGGACTTTATTTGGGCATGCATGAATTGCGAATATCCTGAAGGTGAGGTCAGAAAGGGGCTGGGGACCGAGCTGACGGGCCTCTGATGGGTTTATTACAGCCGCTGTCTACAGTGAAACATCAGCTCTGTAGAAGCCACATTTTGTAATGAAAACCTGTTACAATAATGTTTATTTGCCTAAAATACAtgtaaaacaaaatggctgcaaatGTGTCAATTACACAGTTACGTAGTTaacacggttgaaaaaagacataagtccatcaagttcaaccaagggatgggtggGGACACGAATTCTGTTGCTCTACCTTTTACTGAAGTCTGATTCTTCTTTACAGCTAGGGCTGCTTTCATGTCTGCGCTTTCCTTTTCCGcttttgagatccatcataggatggggggggggggtgacgcttccgttttgtccccattcattgtcagtagggacaaaactgaaggaaacggaatgcacaaaaatgcgttccgtttggttgcgtccccatcgcgtttttctgtccgcgatatggtgccctattgactttcaataaggtgtttatgacggatccgtcttggctattttaaagataatataactggatctgttcataacagatgcagacggttgtgttATTGTGACGGAAGTGTTGCTGATCCATGaccgatccagcaaaaacgctagtgtgaaagtagcctaaagtgatgTACAGGAGAACGGATCCCGAACATATGATGTGAAAGTGGGTTAATTAGGACATTTGTATGTTAATGTCAAGTCATGGGTAAATTTATAGGGTTGTCTACCTTTTTATTATTAGgtgatagcctatcctgaggacaggccatcactagctgatcggcggggctcAGATACCCCGCACCCACGTTAATCAGCTGTTCGTGTGCATCATAAATTCAATGGGCTGGAATGCGCTGCAGTGACAAGCTCAGTCTACTACAGAGTAGATGGAGCTGTCTGCTTCCAGCGCTGGAGCTATTGCCGAACAGCTGATTAGCGGAGGTCAGGGGTATCAGACCCCGCCAGTCAGCTAGtgatcttgaggataggccatcacttaataaaaaggtggacaaaccctttaaaaggcatctgtcagcagatttgtacctatgacactggctgacgtgttacatgtgcacttggcagctgaaggcatctgtgttgttcccatgttcatatgtgtccgcattgctgagagaagTGATGTTTTTATAAATGCAGATGAGCCTCtgagagcaacgggggcgttgccattacactagaggctctgctctctctgcaactgccgcaccctctgcattttgacaggaccaggcagtgaaaacgtcatcataCCTGGtgctgtcaattaaagtgcagaggatgcGGCAGAGAGGGCCTTTAAAGCAACAGAGTGGCCCACAGGGACCGTATTAGATAATTTGACTTTATGGGGCCAACAAATCTATGTACAGTTAGATTTTCAATCTCTGTCATTGAACAACATTTTGGGGGCTCAGGTAAAATGCCAGACCCATGAGTGTCCCTGCTTGtggaagaaggggggaggggggtaaatCTTATACATGAATGTTTTATAATGGAATAATGATcttggatcttttttttttctatttatatacaGTTTATGATGAGAACACTGCTGAGGTcatcactgccccatctagtggtcAGCAGAGCACACTACAATGACACATCCAAAATCAAACGCCTCCTGCTCTCCAGGATTTACCAGCCCGGAAATCTATGGAAAGAAAACTCGCCTGAACCTCAAGCCAAATCGAATGAGCCCACCAGCAAGAGTCAGCGACTTATGTTTAAAGCAGGATTAATCCGACCCACCAGCCCGGGATGCTTTCATTATCTTCCCCATAGTGTGCGCTCAATGGAGAAACTCGTTCGTCTAATAGACCGGGCAATGCAGGAGATTGAGGGGCAGAAGATTGACATGGCGACCCTCTGCTCAGCAGCTCTGTGGAGGCAAAGCGGACGCTGGGATCTAGTGGGAAAAGAGCTGCTGTGTTTGGTGGACCGGCACAATCAGGAATACTGCCTAGGGCCGACGCATGAAGAATATGTTACCAGTTTGGTCGCCACCGAAGGCGGCATCAGCTACAAGCAGCTTCCTCTGCTGCTGTACCAGATCACCCGGAAATTCAGAGATGAAAAGAGACCTTGCTTCGGTTTGCTGCGTGGCAGGGAGTTCTACATGAAAGACATGTACACTTTCGATATAACTGAGGAGGCCGCCTACCGCACCTATAATAGCGTCTGTGATGCCTACGCTAACATATTCCGCACCCTTGGATTGAAGCATGTGAAAGTCCAAGCAGATACCGGCAATATAGGGGGGAAGATGTCGCACGAGTTTCACCTCCCTGCCAGTATCGGCGAGGACAAACTGATGGTGTGTGGCAGCTGTGATTTTGCCGCCAACGTGGAGACTTTGCACCCGGATGAGAAGAGTTGTCCTAGCTGTAAAGGAGAGCTGGCAGAAAGCAAGGGCATCGAGATAGGGCACACATTCTACCTCGGCACCAAGTACTCCCATGTTTTTAATGCCGTCTGCCTCGACGCTCAGAACAAGCCTGTCGTGGCCGAAATGGGCTGCTATGGCATCGGCGTTTCGAGGCTGTTGGCAGCGTCTCTAGAAGTCCTCTCTACCGAGGAGGATATTCACTGGCCAGGTCTGATTTCCCCATACCAGATTTGTCTCATTCCCCCTAAAAAGGGAAGCAAGGAGACGGCGGCATCGTTGGTGGCAGAAGAACTCTATGACTCTATATGCGCAGTTCCTCATATGAGTAACGAGGCCGTTCTTGATGATAGAGATCACTTAACTATTGGGAAAAGGGTAAAGGAAGCTCACATGATGGGTTACCCCTATGTTATTGTCATAGGTAAAAAAGCATTAGAGAGCCCCCCGGTGTTTGAAGTGCGGAATCACAGGACGGGTGAAGTGCAGTTTCTTTCCAAAGAAGGAGTATTAAGCTTTATACAAGAAGTCCGGGTAATCTAGGACACTAATTAAAGGTGTAAAATAATTGATAATAAAGTCCGGAGAGTTACAGTTTTGgacatttcctttttatttagatGGACCCCTGGACTACAAGCTATGTATcagccttaaaggctatggacacctttgtgccaaaaaaatcaataaccccatatcttaccgtaatgcagcacataatacaaTTGCACTTGTtttgtttactggtatcagctttTCTTCACATGCCCTCAGAAATGCTCTTCtatggccccttgcagacgagcgtgagcgcaatagttccggatgcgttcagttaaaaatgcgtgatttcgcaagcaagttcattcatttTTGCCTGCTATTGCTTTC includes:
- the PARS2 gene encoding probable proline--tRNA ligase, mitochondrial, which codes for MMRTLLRSSLPHLVVSRAHYNDTSKIKRLLLSRIYQPGNLWKENSPEPQAKSNEPTSKSQRLMFKAGLIRPTSPGCFHYLPHSVRSMEKLVRLIDRAMQEIEGQKIDMATLCSAALWRQSGRWDLVGKELLCLVDRHNQEYCLGPTHEEYVTSLVATEGGISYKQLPLLLYQITRKFRDEKRPCFGLLRGREFYMKDMYTFDITEEAAYRTYNSVCDAYANIFRTLGLKHVKVQADTGNIGGKMSHEFHLPASIGEDKLMVCGSCDFAANVETLHPDEKSCPSCKGELAESKGIEIGHTFYLGTKYSHVFNAVCLDAQNKPVVAEMGCYGIGVSRLLAASLEVLSTEEDIHWPGLISPYQICLIPPKKGSKETAASLVAEELYDSICAVPHMSNEAVLDDRDHLTIGKRVKEAHMMGYPYVIVIGKKALESPPVFEVRNHRTGEVQFLSKEGVLSFIQEVRVI